From the genome of Etheostoma spectabile isolate EspeVRDwgs_2016 chromosome 10, UIUC_Espe_1.0, whole genome shotgun sequence, one region includes:
- the znf185 gene encoding zinc finger protein 185 isoform X1: protein MSKEEGKASVFRTTKVRTRLRDDSSWLQQRQDAQAETEEEKPWLAEVRARRLNGDIVDTSPVSSPTTSTPPPTKTDGERASSPGFLIRGVFTKLDKPASPVTTNGVSATTTQFTHKPSESYKKIAPYTVRATPENQEDKLSNEELEKRTEAAGNVLKQSAVRQRSYVLSAAKKFESQETTSDTSLVNSSPSFVAKRVEISDEGESAATPAPASTTPPSPVVPVTSAASAPEPKAQKIVDTSVKTAVDAPINKPVAPKVENAAPEPVKKDPPPVSVAVKDPVESLKPKPKDSYVSGLVNTPLVKLTSASPTPISPTPASPAPASTVPPPPAPVPAVTGVSVKAEPEIAPQLSPKPRINTSIKTAVDATINKPVAPKVENAAPEPVKKDPPPVSVAVKDPVESLKPKPKDSDVSGLVNTPLVKLTSASPTPISPTPVSPAPASTVPPPPAPVPAVTGISVKAEPEITPQLSPKPRVDTSVKTAVDAPINQPVAPKVENNAPEPVKKAPPPVSVVVKDPVESLKPKPKDSDVSGLVNTPLVKLTSASPTPISPTPASPAPASTVPPPPAPVPAVTGISVKAEPEIAPQLSPKPRVDTSVKTAVDTTINKPVAPKVENAAPEPVKKDPPPVSVVVKDPVESLKPKPKDSDVSGLVNTPLVKLTSASPTPISPTPASPAPASTVPPPPAPVPAVTGISVKAEPEIAPQLSPKPRSNVDTLTTLSDTLISFGTSSTSSPEKSAVPVPPSPGRWSQDLLGGLDSKSTPAKTSSSLDLLANDVIPIKTEARSLSMQRMEKQRETVKETQSSTETVTVTTKTVIITDKSKVDTTDPWSSHVTTTVTESSSADPFDPYPIGTTSSNSASDLLKPLADISINSVSPTYIKNKDPSPKTNISSNALESLADNVIPISTDSTRPSSQRSWARTWETSTPQQENLEDSEEDVPGGQTVDQETIITFERKSKENDSPWDRWTSPTVYTVTTIRGEEDEEDGEEEPEESPEDTQSETVTTITTIREIHSNPQPAMDRYETYSRTVIEEEDRRVQTPEPEAKKGFVYVKEYVNATELSLYNARDAIDGVSDYQTSSFASSSYSSPSFYSSGPLSSACTFCGKPVDGDAKITIEHLNINCHPTCFKCGLCSKPMGDLLDSMFLHGGKVHCESCYSKALD, encoded by the exons ATGTCAAAAG AGGAGGGAAAAGCATCTGTGTTCCGTACCACCAAAGTGAGGACCAGGCTGAGGGATGACAGCAGCTGGCTGCAGCAGCGCCAAGATGCTCAGGCTGAAACCGAGGAAGAGAAACCATG GTTAGCAGAAGTAAGGGCCAGGCGTTTGAATGGAGACATTGTTGACACCAGTCCAGTGTCGTCACCAACAACATCCACTCCGCCACCCACCAAGACTGATGGTGAAAG AGCATCCTCACCAGGGTTCCTGATCAG aggtGTTTTCACTAAACTAGACAAGCCTGCTTCACCTGTAACAACTAACGGCGTTAG tgctaCGACGACACAATTCACCCATAAACCTTCAGAGAGCTACAAGAAAAT AGCCCCGTACACTGTGAGGGCCACTCCAGAGAACCAGGAGGATAAGCTTAGCAACGAGGAGCTGGAAAAACG GACGGAGGCAGCCGGCAATGTACTGAAGCAATCTGCTGTCAGGCAACGATCTTATGTGCTCTCTGCTGCTAAGAAATTTGA GTCTCAAGAAACGACGTCTGACACCTCATTGGTCAACAGCAGTCCATCATTTGTGGCTAAAAG GGTGGAGATTTCTGATGAAGGTGAGAGCGCTGCTACTCCAGCACCTGCCAGCACCACACCCCCCTCCCCTGTTGTCCCCGTCACATCTGCTGCCTCCGCACCTGAGCCCAAAGCACAGAAAAT AGTCGACACCAGCGTTAAGACAGCTGTTGATGCCCCTATTAATAAGCCGGTGGCACCAAAGGTGGAGAACGCCGCCCCAGAGCCTGTGAAGAAAGACCCCCCTCCAGTGTCTGTTGCAGTGAAAGACCCAGTTGAAAGCCTGAAGCCAAAACCCAAGGATTCATACGTCTCTGGACTGGTTAACACACCTCTGGTCAAACTCACCTCAGCATCACCAACCCCAATATCACCCACTCCAGCATCCCCTGCCCCGGCCTCAACCGTCCCACCTCCACCTGCCCCAGTGCCTGCTGTAACAGGGGTCTCAGTGAAGGCTGAACCAGAAATAGCACCACAACTGTCTCCAAAGCCACG AATCAACACCAGCATTAAGACAGCTGTTGATGCCACTATTAATAAGCCGGTGGCACCAAAGGTGGAGAACGCCGCCCCAGAGCCTGTGAAGAAAGACCCCCCTCCAGTGTCTGTTGCAGTGAAAGACCCAGTTGAAAGCCTGAAGCCAAAACCCAAGGATTCAGACGTCTCTGGACTGGTTAACACACCTCTGGTCAAACTCACCTCAGCATCACCAACCCCAATATCACCCACTCCAGTATCCCCTGCCCCGGCCTCAACCGTCCCACCTCCACCTGCCCCAGTGCCTGCTGTAACAGGGATCTCAGTGAAGGCTGAACCAGAAATAACACCACAACTGTCTCCAAAGCCACG AGTCGACACCAGCGTTAAGACAGCTGTTGATGCCCCTATTAATCAGCCGGTGGCACCAAAGGTGGAGAACAACGCCCCAGAGCCTGTGAAGAAAGCCCCCCCTCCAGTGTCTGTTGTAGTGAAAGACCCAGTTGAAAGCCTGAAGCCAAAACCCAAGGATTCAGACGTCTCTGGACTGGTTAACACACCTCTGGTTAAACTCACCTCAGCATCACCAACCCCAATATCACCCACTCCAGCATCCCCTGCCCCGGCCTCAACCGTCCCACCTCCACCTGCCCCAGTGCCTGCTGTAACAGGGATCTCAGTGAAGGCTGAACCAGAAATAGCACCACAACTGTCTCCAAAGCCACG AGTCGACACCAGCGTTAAGACGGCTGTTGATACCACTATTAATAAGCCGGTGGCACCAAAGGTGGAGAACGCCGCCCCAGAGCCTGTGAAGAAAGACCCCCCTCCAGTGTCTGTTGTAGTGAAAGACCCAGTTGAAAGCCTGAAGCCAAAACCCAAGGATTCAGACGTCTCTGGACTGGTTAACACACCTCTGGTTAAACTCACCTCAGCATCACCAACCCCAATATCACCCACTCCAGCATCCCCTGCCCCGGCCTCAACCGTCCCACCTCCACCTGCCCCAGTGCCTGCTGTAACAGGGATCTCAGTGAAGGCTGAACCAGAAATAGCACCACAACTGTCTCCAAAGCCACG CTCCAATGTTGACACGCTCACCACCTTGTCCGATACTCTCATTTCTTTTGGCACAAGTTCAACCAG CAGTCCAGAGAAGTCAGCCGTGCCTGTCCCCCCCAGCCCAGGACGCTGGAGTCAGGATCTGCTTGGTGGACTAGACAG TAAGTCAACCCCAGCAAAGACCAGCAGCAGCCTGGATCTCCTGGCTAATGACGTCATTCCAATCAAAACAGAGGCCCGCAG CCTCAGCATGCAGCGaatggagaaacagagagagacagtcaaagaaacacaaag CTCCACAGAGACAGTCACTGTAACCACTAAAACTGTGATCATTACTGACAAAAG CAAAGTAGACACCACAGATCCATGGAGTTCACATGTGACGACCACAGTCACTGAATCAAG CTCGGCTGATCCGTTTGATCCATATCCGATAGGGACCACATCCTCTAACAG TGCCTCTGACCTGCTCAAGCCTCTTGCTGATATTTCCATCAACAG TGTGTCACCTACTTATATAAAGAACAAAGATCCAAGTCCAAAAACCAA TATTAGCAGTAATGCGTTGGAATCCCTTGCAGACAACGTCATCCCTATCAGCACTGACTCCACAAG GCCCAGCTCTCAGCGGTCATGGGCACGCACATGGGAAACCAGCACACCTCAGCAGGAAAACCTAGAAGACAG TGAAGAAGATGTACCTGGCGGCCAAACTGTAGATCAAGAGACGATAATCACGTTTGAGAGAAA GTCCAAGGAGAATGACTCCCCTTGGGACAGGTGGACATCACCCACTGTCTACACTGTCACTACCATTAGaggagaggaagatgaagaggatgGGGAGGAGGAGCCGGAGGAAAG CCCCGAGGATACGCAGTCAGAGACAGTCACAACCATCACCACTATCAG GGAGATACACAGTAATCCACAGCCCGCTATGGATCG TTATGAAACCTATTCCAGGACCGTGATAGAAGAAGAAGACCGGCGTGTCCAAACACCAGAACCCGAGGCCAAAAA GGGGTTTGTGTACGTGAAGGAATATGTCAATGCGACAGAGCTGTCCTTGTATAATGCCAGAGACGCCATCGATGG TGTGTCAGATTATCAGACATCAAGCTTTGCCAGTTCCTCCTACAGCAGCCCTTCCTTTTACTCCAG TGGCCCGCTGTCATCCGCCTGTACCTTCTGCGGAAAGCCAGTGGACGGGGATGCCAAGATCACCATCGAGCACCTCAATATCAACTGCCACCCCACCTGCTTCAAG TGTGGTTTGTGTAGTAAGCCAATGGGAGACCTTCTCGACAGTATGTTCCTACATGGTGGGAAAGTCCACTGCGAGTCCTGCTACAGCAAAGCCTTGGACTGA
- the znf185 gene encoding zinc finger protein 185 isoform X3: MSKEEGKASVFRTTKVRTRLRDDSSWLQQRQDAQAETEEEKPWLAEVRARRLNGDIVDTSPVSSPTTSTPPPTKTDGERASSPGFLIRGVFTKLDKPASPVTTNGVSATTTQFTHKPSESYKKIAPYTVRATPENQEDKLSNEELEKRTEAAGNVLKQSAVRQRSYVLSAAKKFESQETTSDTSLVNSSPSFVAKRVEISDEGESAATPAPASTTPPSPVVPVTSAASAPEPKAQKIVDTSVKTAVDAPINKPVAPKVENAAPEPVKKDPPPVSVAVKDPVESLKPKPKDSYVSGLVNTPLVKLTSASPTPISPTPASPAPASTVPPPPAPVPAVTGVSVKAEPEIAPQLSPKPRINTSIKTAVDATINKPVAPKVENAAPEPVKKDPPPVSVAVKDPVESLKPKPKDSDVSGLVNTPLVKLTSASPTPISPTPVSPAPASTVPPPPAPVPAVTGISVKAEPEITPQLSPKPRVDTSVKTAVDAPINQPVAPKVENNAPEPVKKAPPPVSVVVKDPVESLKPKPKDSDVSGLVNTPLVKLTSASPTPISPTPASPAPASTVPPPPAPVPAVTGISVKAEPEIAPQLSPKPRVDTSVKTAVDTTINKPVAPKVENAAPEPVKKDPPPVSVVVKDPVESLKPKPKDSDVSGLVNTPLVKLTSASPTPISPTPASPAPASTVPPPPAPVPAVTGISVKAEPEIAPQLSPKPRSNVDTLTTLSDTLISFGTSSTSSPEKSAVPVPPSPGRWSQDLLGGLDSKSTPAKTSSSLDLLANDVIPIKTEARSSTETVTVTTKTVIITDKSKVDTTDPWSSHVTTTVTESSSADPFDPYPIGTTSSNSASDLLKPLADISINSVSPTYIKNKDPSPKTNISSNALESLADNVIPISTDSTRPSSQRSWARTWETSTPQQENLEDSEEDVPGGQTVDQETIITFERKSKENDSPWDRWTSPTVYTVTTIRGEEDEEDGEEEPEESPEDTQSETVTTITTIREIHSNPQPAMDRYETYSRTVIEEEDRRVQTPEPEAKKGFVYVKEYVNATELSLYNARDAIDGVSDYQTSSFASSSYSSPSFYSSGPLSSACTFCGKPVDGDAKITIEHLNINCHPTCFKCGLCSKPMGDLLDSMFLHGGKVHCESCYSKALD, translated from the exons ATGTCAAAAG AGGAGGGAAAAGCATCTGTGTTCCGTACCACCAAAGTGAGGACCAGGCTGAGGGATGACAGCAGCTGGCTGCAGCAGCGCCAAGATGCTCAGGCTGAAACCGAGGAAGAGAAACCATG GTTAGCAGAAGTAAGGGCCAGGCGTTTGAATGGAGACATTGTTGACACCAGTCCAGTGTCGTCACCAACAACATCCACTCCGCCACCCACCAAGACTGATGGTGAAAG AGCATCCTCACCAGGGTTCCTGATCAG aggtGTTTTCACTAAACTAGACAAGCCTGCTTCACCTGTAACAACTAACGGCGTTAG tgctaCGACGACACAATTCACCCATAAACCTTCAGAGAGCTACAAGAAAAT AGCCCCGTACACTGTGAGGGCCACTCCAGAGAACCAGGAGGATAAGCTTAGCAACGAGGAGCTGGAAAAACG GACGGAGGCAGCCGGCAATGTACTGAAGCAATCTGCTGTCAGGCAACGATCTTATGTGCTCTCTGCTGCTAAGAAATTTGA GTCTCAAGAAACGACGTCTGACACCTCATTGGTCAACAGCAGTCCATCATTTGTGGCTAAAAG GGTGGAGATTTCTGATGAAGGTGAGAGCGCTGCTACTCCAGCACCTGCCAGCACCACACCCCCCTCCCCTGTTGTCCCCGTCACATCTGCTGCCTCCGCACCTGAGCCCAAAGCACAGAAAAT AGTCGACACCAGCGTTAAGACAGCTGTTGATGCCCCTATTAATAAGCCGGTGGCACCAAAGGTGGAGAACGCCGCCCCAGAGCCTGTGAAGAAAGACCCCCCTCCAGTGTCTGTTGCAGTGAAAGACCCAGTTGAAAGCCTGAAGCCAAAACCCAAGGATTCATACGTCTCTGGACTGGTTAACACACCTCTGGTCAAACTCACCTCAGCATCACCAACCCCAATATCACCCACTCCAGCATCCCCTGCCCCGGCCTCAACCGTCCCACCTCCACCTGCCCCAGTGCCTGCTGTAACAGGGGTCTCAGTGAAGGCTGAACCAGAAATAGCACCACAACTGTCTCCAAAGCCACG AATCAACACCAGCATTAAGACAGCTGTTGATGCCACTATTAATAAGCCGGTGGCACCAAAGGTGGAGAACGCCGCCCCAGAGCCTGTGAAGAAAGACCCCCCTCCAGTGTCTGTTGCAGTGAAAGACCCAGTTGAAAGCCTGAAGCCAAAACCCAAGGATTCAGACGTCTCTGGACTGGTTAACACACCTCTGGTCAAACTCACCTCAGCATCACCAACCCCAATATCACCCACTCCAGTATCCCCTGCCCCGGCCTCAACCGTCCCACCTCCACCTGCCCCAGTGCCTGCTGTAACAGGGATCTCAGTGAAGGCTGAACCAGAAATAACACCACAACTGTCTCCAAAGCCACG AGTCGACACCAGCGTTAAGACAGCTGTTGATGCCCCTATTAATCAGCCGGTGGCACCAAAGGTGGAGAACAACGCCCCAGAGCCTGTGAAGAAAGCCCCCCCTCCAGTGTCTGTTGTAGTGAAAGACCCAGTTGAAAGCCTGAAGCCAAAACCCAAGGATTCAGACGTCTCTGGACTGGTTAACACACCTCTGGTTAAACTCACCTCAGCATCACCAACCCCAATATCACCCACTCCAGCATCCCCTGCCCCGGCCTCAACCGTCCCACCTCCACCTGCCCCAGTGCCTGCTGTAACAGGGATCTCAGTGAAGGCTGAACCAGAAATAGCACCACAACTGTCTCCAAAGCCACG AGTCGACACCAGCGTTAAGACGGCTGTTGATACCACTATTAATAAGCCGGTGGCACCAAAGGTGGAGAACGCCGCCCCAGAGCCTGTGAAGAAAGACCCCCCTCCAGTGTCTGTTGTAGTGAAAGACCCAGTTGAAAGCCTGAAGCCAAAACCCAAGGATTCAGACGTCTCTGGACTGGTTAACACACCTCTGGTTAAACTCACCTCAGCATCACCAACCCCAATATCACCCACTCCAGCATCCCCTGCCCCGGCCTCAACCGTCCCACCTCCACCTGCCCCAGTGCCTGCTGTAACAGGGATCTCAGTGAAGGCTGAACCAGAAATAGCACCACAACTGTCTCCAAAGCCACG CTCCAATGTTGACACGCTCACCACCTTGTCCGATACTCTCATTTCTTTTGGCACAAGTTCAACCAG CAGTCCAGAGAAGTCAGCCGTGCCTGTCCCCCCCAGCCCAGGACGCTGGAGTCAGGATCTGCTTGGTGGACTAGACAG TAAGTCAACCCCAGCAAAGACCAGCAGCAGCCTGGATCTCCTGGCTAATGACGTCATTCCAATCAAAACAGAGGCCCGCAG CTCCACAGAGACAGTCACTGTAACCACTAAAACTGTGATCATTACTGACAAAAG CAAAGTAGACACCACAGATCCATGGAGTTCACATGTGACGACCACAGTCACTGAATCAAG CTCGGCTGATCCGTTTGATCCATATCCGATAGGGACCACATCCTCTAACAG TGCCTCTGACCTGCTCAAGCCTCTTGCTGATATTTCCATCAACAG TGTGTCACCTACTTATATAAAGAACAAAGATCCAAGTCCAAAAACCAA TATTAGCAGTAATGCGTTGGAATCCCTTGCAGACAACGTCATCCCTATCAGCACTGACTCCACAAG GCCCAGCTCTCAGCGGTCATGGGCACGCACATGGGAAACCAGCACACCTCAGCAGGAAAACCTAGAAGACAG TGAAGAAGATGTACCTGGCGGCCAAACTGTAGATCAAGAGACGATAATCACGTTTGAGAGAAA GTCCAAGGAGAATGACTCCCCTTGGGACAGGTGGACATCACCCACTGTCTACACTGTCACTACCATTAGaggagaggaagatgaagaggatgGGGAGGAGGAGCCGGAGGAAAG CCCCGAGGATACGCAGTCAGAGACAGTCACAACCATCACCACTATCAG GGAGATACACAGTAATCCACAGCCCGCTATGGATCG TTATGAAACCTATTCCAGGACCGTGATAGAAGAAGAAGACCGGCGTGTCCAAACACCAGAACCCGAGGCCAAAAA GGGGTTTGTGTACGTGAAGGAATATGTCAATGCGACAGAGCTGTCCTTGTATAATGCCAGAGACGCCATCGATGG TGTGTCAGATTATCAGACATCAAGCTTTGCCAGTTCCTCCTACAGCAGCCCTTCCTTTTACTCCAG TGGCCCGCTGTCATCCGCCTGTACCTTCTGCGGAAAGCCAGTGGACGGGGATGCCAAGATCACCATCGAGCACCTCAATATCAACTGCCACCCCACCTGCTTCAAG TGTGGTTTGTGTAGTAAGCCAATGGGAGACCTTCTCGACAGTATGTTCCTACATGGTGGGAAAGTCCACTGCGAGTCCTGCTACAGCAAAGCCTTGGACTGA
- the znf185 gene encoding zinc finger protein 185 isoform X2, which yields MSKEEGKASVFRTTKVRTRLRDDSSWLQQRQDAQAETEEEKPWLAEVRARRLNGDIVDTSPVSSPTTSTPPPTKTDGERASSPGFLIRGVFTKLDKPASPVTTNGVSATTTQFTHKPSESYKKIAPYTVRATPENQEDKLSNEELEKRTEAAGNVLKQSAVRQRSYVLSAAKKFESQETTSDTSLVNSSPSFVAKRVEISDEGESAATPAPASTTPPSPVVPVTSAASAPEPKAQKIVDTSVKTAVDAPINKPVAPKVENAAPEPVKKDPPPVSVAVKDPVESLKPKPKDSYVSGLVNTPLVKLTSASPTPISPTPASPAPASTVPPPPAPVPAVTGVSVKAEPEIAPQLSPKPRINTSIKTAVDATINKPVAPKVENAAPEPVKKDPPPVSVAVKDPVESLKPKPKDSDVSGLVNTPLVKLTSASPTPISPTPVSPAPASTVPPPPAPVPAVTGISVKAEPEITPQLSPKPRVDTSVKTAVDAPINQPVAPKVENNAPEPVKKAPPPVSVVVKDPVESLKPKPKDSDVSGLVNTPLVKLTSASPTPISPTPASPAPASTVPPPPAPVPAVTGISVKAEPEIAPQLSPKPRVDTSVKTAVDTTINKPVAPKVENAAPEPVKKDPPPVSVVVKDPVESLKPKPKDSDVSGLVNTPLVKLTSASPTPISPTPASPAPASTVPPPPAPVPAVTGISVKAEPEIAPQLSPKPRSNVDTLTTLSDTLISFGTSSTSPEKSAVPVPPSPGRWSQDLLGGLDSKSTPAKTSSSLDLLANDVIPIKTEARSLSMQRMEKQRETVKETQSSTETVTVTTKTVIITDKSKVDTTDPWSSHVTTTVTESSSADPFDPYPIGTTSSNSASDLLKPLADISINSVSPTYIKNKDPSPKTNISSNALESLADNVIPISTDSTRPSSQRSWARTWETSTPQQENLEDSEEDVPGGQTVDQETIITFERKSKENDSPWDRWTSPTVYTVTTIRGEEDEEDGEEEPEESPEDTQSETVTTITTIREIHSNPQPAMDRYETYSRTVIEEEDRRVQTPEPEAKKGFVYVKEYVNATELSLYNARDAIDGVSDYQTSSFASSSYSSPSFYSSGPLSSACTFCGKPVDGDAKITIEHLNINCHPTCFKCGLCSKPMGDLLDSMFLHGGKVHCESCYSKALD from the exons ATGTCAAAAG AGGAGGGAAAAGCATCTGTGTTCCGTACCACCAAAGTGAGGACCAGGCTGAGGGATGACAGCAGCTGGCTGCAGCAGCGCCAAGATGCTCAGGCTGAAACCGAGGAAGAGAAACCATG GTTAGCAGAAGTAAGGGCCAGGCGTTTGAATGGAGACATTGTTGACACCAGTCCAGTGTCGTCACCAACAACATCCACTCCGCCACCCACCAAGACTGATGGTGAAAG AGCATCCTCACCAGGGTTCCTGATCAG aggtGTTTTCACTAAACTAGACAAGCCTGCTTCACCTGTAACAACTAACGGCGTTAG tgctaCGACGACACAATTCACCCATAAACCTTCAGAGAGCTACAAGAAAAT AGCCCCGTACACTGTGAGGGCCACTCCAGAGAACCAGGAGGATAAGCTTAGCAACGAGGAGCTGGAAAAACG GACGGAGGCAGCCGGCAATGTACTGAAGCAATCTGCTGTCAGGCAACGATCTTATGTGCTCTCTGCTGCTAAGAAATTTGA GTCTCAAGAAACGACGTCTGACACCTCATTGGTCAACAGCAGTCCATCATTTGTGGCTAAAAG GGTGGAGATTTCTGATGAAGGTGAGAGCGCTGCTACTCCAGCACCTGCCAGCACCACACCCCCCTCCCCTGTTGTCCCCGTCACATCTGCTGCCTCCGCACCTGAGCCCAAAGCACAGAAAAT AGTCGACACCAGCGTTAAGACAGCTGTTGATGCCCCTATTAATAAGCCGGTGGCACCAAAGGTGGAGAACGCCGCCCCAGAGCCTGTGAAGAAAGACCCCCCTCCAGTGTCTGTTGCAGTGAAAGACCCAGTTGAAAGCCTGAAGCCAAAACCCAAGGATTCATACGTCTCTGGACTGGTTAACACACCTCTGGTCAAACTCACCTCAGCATCACCAACCCCAATATCACCCACTCCAGCATCCCCTGCCCCGGCCTCAACCGTCCCACCTCCACCTGCCCCAGTGCCTGCTGTAACAGGGGTCTCAGTGAAGGCTGAACCAGAAATAGCACCACAACTGTCTCCAAAGCCACG AATCAACACCAGCATTAAGACAGCTGTTGATGCCACTATTAATAAGCCGGTGGCACCAAAGGTGGAGAACGCCGCCCCAGAGCCTGTGAAGAAAGACCCCCCTCCAGTGTCTGTTGCAGTGAAAGACCCAGTTGAAAGCCTGAAGCCAAAACCCAAGGATTCAGACGTCTCTGGACTGGTTAACACACCTCTGGTCAAACTCACCTCAGCATCACCAACCCCAATATCACCCACTCCAGTATCCCCTGCCCCGGCCTCAACCGTCCCACCTCCACCTGCCCCAGTGCCTGCTGTAACAGGGATCTCAGTGAAGGCTGAACCAGAAATAACACCACAACTGTCTCCAAAGCCACG AGTCGACACCAGCGTTAAGACAGCTGTTGATGCCCCTATTAATCAGCCGGTGGCACCAAAGGTGGAGAACAACGCCCCAGAGCCTGTGAAGAAAGCCCCCCCTCCAGTGTCTGTTGTAGTGAAAGACCCAGTTGAAAGCCTGAAGCCAAAACCCAAGGATTCAGACGTCTCTGGACTGGTTAACACACCTCTGGTTAAACTCACCTCAGCATCACCAACCCCAATATCACCCACTCCAGCATCCCCTGCCCCGGCCTCAACCGTCCCACCTCCACCTGCCCCAGTGCCTGCTGTAACAGGGATCTCAGTGAAGGCTGAACCAGAAATAGCACCACAACTGTCTCCAAAGCCACG AGTCGACACCAGCGTTAAGACGGCTGTTGATACCACTATTAATAAGCCGGTGGCACCAAAGGTGGAGAACGCCGCCCCAGAGCCTGTGAAGAAAGACCCCCCTCCAGTGTCTGTTGTAGTGAAAGACCCAGTTGAAAGCCTGAAGCCAAAACCCAAGGATTCAGACGTCTCTGGACTGGTTAACACACCTCTGGTTAAACTCACCTCAGCATCACCAACCCCAATATCACCCACTCCAGCATCCCCTGCCCCGGCCTCAACCGTCCCACCTCCACCTGCCCCAGTGCCTGCTGTAACAGGGATCTCAGTGAAGGCTGAACCAGAAATAGCACCACAACTGTCTCCAAAGCCACG CTCCAATGTTGACACGCTCACCACCTTGTCCGATACTCTCATTTCTTTTGGCACAAGTTCAACCAG TCCAGAGAAGTCAGCCGTGCCTGTCCCCCCCAGCCCAGGACGCTGGAGTCAGGATCTGCTTGGTGGACTAGACAG TAAGTCAACCCCAGCAAAGACCAGCAGCAGCCTGGATCTCCTGGCTAATGACGTCATTCCAATCAAAACAGAGGCCCGCAG CCTCAGCATGCAGCGaatggagaaacagagagagacagtcaaagaaacacaaag CTCCACAGAGACAGTCACTGTAACCACTAAAACTGTGATCATTACTGACAAAAG CAAAGTAGACACCACAGATCCATGGAGTTCACATGTGACGACCACAGTCACTGAATCAAG CTCGGCTGATCCGTTTGATCCATATCCGATAGGGACCACATCCTCTAACAG TGCCTCTGACCTGCTCAAGCCTCTTGCTGATATTTCCATCAACAG TGTGTCACCTACTTATATAAAGAACAAAGATCCAAGTCCAAAAACCAA TATTAGCAGTAATGCGTTGGAATCCCTTGCAGACAACGTCATCCCTATCAGCACTGACTCCACAAG GCCCAGCTCTCAGCGGTCATGGGCACGCACATGGGAAACCAGCACACCTCAGCAGGAAAACCTAGAAGACAG TGAAGAAGATGTACCTGGCGGCCAAACTGTAGATCAAGAGACGATAATCACGTTTGAGAGAAA GTCCAAGGAGAATGACTCCCCTTGGGACAGGTGGACATCACCCACTGTCTACACTGTCACTACCATTAGaggagaggaagatgaagaggatgGGGAGGAGGAGCCGGAGGAAAG CCCCGAGGATACGCAGTCAGAGACAGTCACAACCATCACCACTATCAG GGAGATACACAGTAATCCACAGCCCGCTATGGATCG TTATGAAACCTATTCCAGGACCGTGATAGAAGAAGAAGACCGGCGTGTCCAAACACCAGAACCCGAGGCCAAAAA GGGGTTTGTGTACGTGAAGGAATATGTCAATGCGACAGAGCTGTCCTTGTATAATGCCAGAGACGCCATCGATGG TGTGTCAGATTATCAGACATCAAGCTTTGCCAGTTCCTCCTACAGCAGCCCTTCCTTTTACTCCAG TGGCCCGCTGTCATCCGCCTGTACCTTCTGCGGAAAGCCAGTGGACGGGGATGCCAAGATCACCATCGAGCACCTCAATATCAACTGCCACCCCACCTGCTTCAAG TGTGGTTTGTGTAGTAAGCCAATGGGAGACCTTCTCGACAGTATGTTCCTACATGGTGGGAAAGTCCACTGCGAGTCCTGCTACAGCAAAGCCTTGGACTGA